A part of Paraliobacillus zengyii genomic DNA contains:
- a CDS encoding FAD-dependent oxidoreductase, whose amino-acid sequence MTNKNIIVIGAGYAGVHAAQKLAKKYKKDDSVTITLIDRHSYHTMMTELHEVAAHRVEPDAIQFDLRRLFNRTKVKLVTDNVINVDHDAKKVTTEHGEYNFDYLILGMGGEPNDFGTPGVKENGFTLWSWEDAVKLREHIEKTVAQAAVIKDDGTRCAMLTFTVCGSGFTGIEMVGELVEWKERLAKNNKIDPDAITLYVVEAAPTILNMLERRDADKAEAYLVKKGVKILKDSPIVEVKENEIILKSGETVPTHTLIWTAGVKANSDTKDYGMSTARAGRLKVNQYMESEDFENVYVIGDLAYYEEEPGKATPQIVEAAEQTGMTAAKSIIAEISGGEKEAYEGKYHGTMVSIGARYGVADLMGVHLSGWLANFMKHMVNLYYFFGIRSGYYMFHYIRHEFFETKDKRNIFHDFLTRHGNVLWSLPLRLFVAGFWLVEAGAKIWGKETWETATASFSTIPQLFNGLGEDSWLVGSTVRMPFEWLQTTTSGASEAAETATEWSTPIFSKMPGIFEWFMQIVLPTPEMAVFMQKFMVFVELAIGLAILAGLFTWLASAASAGFLVMFTLSAMLGWDKIWALPAAIALLNGSGRTFGLDYWVIPYIQRKVGNWWYGKEQAIYQDKK is encoded by the coding sequence ATGACAAACAAGAATATCATTGTTATTGGTGCTGGTTATGCTGGCGTTCATGCCGCACAAAAACTTGCAAAAAAGTACAAAAAAGATGATTCTGTTACGATCACTTTAATTGACCGTCATTCTTATCACACAATGATGACTGAATTACATGAAGTCGCTGCTCACCGCGTAGAGCCTGATGCAATTCAATTTGACTTACGTCGCTTATTTAACCGTACGAAAGTGAAATTAGTAACAGACAATGTAATCAATGTAGATCACGATGCAAAAAAAGTTACAACGGAACATGGAGAATATAATTTTGATTATTTAATTCTTGGTATGGGTGGAGAGCCAAATGATTTCGGAACTCCTGGTGTAAAAGAAAATGGTTTCACGTTATGGTCTTGGGAAGATGCTGTGAAACTCCGCGAGCATATTGAAAAAACCGTTGCACAGGCAGCTGTCATAAAAGATGATGGAACACGTTGTGCGATGCTGACATTTACTGTTTGTGGTTCTGGATTTACTGGAATTGAGATGGTTGGGGAATTGGTAGAATGGAAGGAACGTCTAGCAAAAAACAATAAAATTGATCCAGATGCTATTACATTATATGTAGTAGAAGCTGCCCCAACGATCTTAAATATGCTTGAGCGTAGAGATGCAGATAAAGCAGAAGCTTATTTAGTAAAAAAAGGCGTTAAAATTCTCAAAGATTCCCCTATAGTTGAGGTTAAGGAAAATGAAATCATCTTAAAATCTGGTGAAACTGTACCTACACATACATTAATTTGGACAGCTGGGGTCAAAGCGAATTCAGATACCAAAGATTATGGTATGTCCACAGCACGTGCAGGTCGGTTAAAAGTAAATCAATATATGGAATCAGAAGACTTTGAGAATGTCTATGTAATTGGTGACTTAGCTTATTATGAAGAAGAACCAGGTAAAGCAACACCACAAATTGTTGAAGCAGCTGAACAAACAGGTATGACAGCAGCTAAAAGTATTATTGCTGAAATTAGTGGTGGAGAAAAAGAAGCGTATGAAGGCAAATATCACGGAACGATGGTGTCAATTGGCGCTCGTTACGGTGTAGCTGATTTAATGGGTGTTCACTTAAGTGGTTGGTTAGCAAACTTTATGAAGCACATGGTTAACCTTTATTATTTCTTCGGAATCAGAAGTGGCTATTATATGTTTCATTATATCCGACACGAATTCTTTGAAACAAAAGATAAACGTAATATTTTCCACGATTTCTTAACAAGACATGGAAATGTACTATGGAGTTTACCATTACGTCTTTTCGTAGCAGGTTTTTGGCTAGTGGAAGCTGGTGCGAAAATATGGGGTAAAGAAACGTGGGAAACAGCAACAGCTAGTTTTTCAACTATTCCTCAGCTATTTAATGGCCTAGGAGAGGATTCATGGTTAGTCGGATCAACAGTCAGAATGCCGTTTGAATGGTTACAAACGACCACAAGTGGTGCAAGTGAAGCAGCAGAAACGGCTACAGAATGGTCAACACCTATTTTCAGCAAGATGCCTGGTATTTTTGAATGGTTTATGCAAATAGTCTTGCCTACGCCTGAAATGGCTGTTTTCATGCAGAAATTCATGGTGTTTGTTGAATTGGCAATTGGGTTAGCAATTCTTGCTGGTCTATTCACATGGTTAGCAAGTGCAGCAAGCGCTGGATTCCTCGTAATGTTTACTCTATCCGCTATGCTTGGATGGGATAAAATATGGGCCCTTCCAGCAGCAATTGCCTTATTAAATGGCTCTGGACGTACGTTCGGTTTAGACTACTGGGTAATACCTTACATTCAGCGCAAAGTAGGTAACTGGTGGTATGGGAAAGAACAAGCAATTTATCAAGATAAGAAGTAG
- a CDS encoding FAD:protein FMN transferase, producing the protein MFIVLFFLTSCSSEDNGVMETPYKQTEFLMGTVVTVKIYNEEKETVLKKVFERMEVLASQIGLEEDAGVSQIDEVNAQAGIEPVIVSEEIFQLIKAGKDYSQKAEGSFDITIGPLTSLWHIGYDDARKPDQEEIDAVLPLIDYRKVILDEEKHTVYLKEKDMRIDLGAIAKGFIADQVNKVLEENDVTTAIIDLGGNIYVEGTNPSGKEWTVGIQDPFSTRGETVGKIEASNQSIVTSGVYERYLEVDGERYHHLLDPKAGYPFDNEIAGVTIVSKKSIDGDALSTLIFSKGLEDGMAFIEKQDGVEAIFVDKDNKIFLTSGLEDEFELTNESFIIGDSSLKNEGSE; encoded by the coding sequence ATGTTTATTGTTTTATTTTTTTTAACAAGCTGTAGTTCAGAAGATAACGGTGTGATGGAAACACCTTATAAGCAAACAGAGTTTTTAATGGGCACAGTGGTCACGGTTAAAATTTATAATGAAGAAAAAGAAACGGTTTTAAAAAAGGTGTTTGAACGAATGGAAGTCCTTGCTAGTCAAATTGGTTTAGAAGAGGATGCGGGGGTATCACAAATTGACGAGGTTAATGCTCAAGCGGGTATAGAACCTGTTATAGTATCGGAAGAAATATTTCAGTTAATAAAAGCAGGCAAAGATTATAGTCAAAAAGCCGAGGGTTCATTTGATATTACGATAGGTCCTTTAACGTCACTATGGCATATTGGCTATGATGATGCGCGTAAACCTGATCAAGAAGAGATTGATGCCGTTCTTCCATTAATAGATTATCGAAAGGTTATATTAGATGAAGAGAAGCATACGGTTTATTTAAAAGAGAAAGATATGCGCATAGACTTGGGTGCAATTGCTAAAGGCTTTATAGCTGATCAAGTTAACAAAGTGCTTGAAGAAAATGATGTGACAACAGCTATTATCGATTTAGGTGGAAATATTTATGTGGAAGGAACCAATCCTTCTGGTAAAGAGTGGACTGTTGGAATTCAAGATCCGTTCTCAACACGTGGGGAAACGGTCGGTAAGATAGAAGCAAGTAATCAATCCATTGTAACCTCTGGAGTCTATGAAAGGTATTTAGAAGTAGATGGTGAAAGATACCATCATTTACTCGATCCAAAAGCAGGCTATCCATTTGATAATGAAATCGCAGGCGTAACAATTGTTAGTAAGAAGTCAATAGACGGGGATGCGTTGTCAACATTAATTTTTTCGAAAGGGTTAGAGGATGGAATGGCGTTTATCGAAAAACAGGATGGTGTGGAAGCAATCTTTGTGGATAAAGATAACAAGATCTTTCTTACTTCTGGCTTGGAGGATGAATTCGAATTAACGAATGAATCCTTTATAATCGGAGATAGTTCTTTGAAAAATGAAGGGAGCGAATAA